One window of the Notolabrus celidotus isolate fNotCel1 chromosome 23, fNotCel1.pri, whole genome shotgun sequence genome contains the following:
- the znf219 gene encoding zinc finger protein 219 isoform X1, protein MDSPPECVLSLSCEQPQSPPTLPSLDHSPQASSPHTLHSLPDSPIVLPIQSPEPSPQSLDTTPIFPLSPFPIHEDNNNHHDVDDEDEEEGLDGVPPSPTPAVALFPGGGGQDAACSPCLDSSPPATPSAPVLGFGALELALSSGQSGNCNDELDLQLFQKDTVTRAIPGVGGASSGPALRFPCHVCGKRFRFQSILSLHARAHSLDRDRRASALYRTGPPSAPLKQHLKIQQNHKDIIKNHRSHPNQRLLPETLIQHLTEEEDLDGEVKGLDGGLQTEQNPNFLLDDSTPLTPPLTEDPISVTSPYSSTILEGASTPIAPTFRCHACKGKFRTASELARHVRILHNPYKCTLCPFSASQEESLASHLQECHPSPDIPSLPTAFNSRPVIATPDTPVPTPTHTPAPTPSTPQQTPAATVAATPALPAFRCETCGQRFTQSWFLKGHMRKHKDSLDHKCQVCGRGFKEPWFLKNHMKVHLNKLGLKAGLGSLGGQVGADHQAKSSASNQSLNALYSSLLLAQRGGGRGGQGRSDTGGRMGLGSSKSAILGYLGLPSDGSGASCMERLQAVAQVAEMGNGGGGSGGGGAIRGGGAGEATVSVSEGGDQATWWQLVARSLAVAQQQQQQQQRPHQRGQQQDQRGQGRSSVITEAEQVRAYLGGLDPRDESGGTGGPWECPDCGKLFRSLQQVVVHARVHTQRPPKRGSSEEEGSGGRRGAGLGRGGGSELRLDSQLHSSGSQQTGEVRQESKLHSGGSQQAGAATGFHSVISSFKGENGLTTVSSIPSVPTRERVRGRGIKDCPYCGKAFRSSHHLKVHLRVHTGERPYKCPHCDYAGTQSGSLKYHLQRHHREQRNALAASSNSSSSGLTSGLNSLTSGTSGLAKQRRSQLNHCPVNRGQTDSPTPRPGQQSWLLGLPDQREHRKALAALRDVDLETQYRYLSGVMGALYQGGIEGGWIRESPAPKAPKVSRRKPLTTSRMVQPSSNKEGTSSSTQAVGFEPLDLSRRTSPGLGGMEEDGGMSILEGGVVAGGDSGGDSSTGVKLSQCLFCPFRTSSAELMAMHLQVNHTSKSRRKRAPSTTLDDEGVPKAPKPQREHSDLDSLTVWRHASEVESKAPLGEWSSPQAKTLNGLSEVRGEHLDDILNHSDSNMASDSLMEKMEGNDEEQDEELEENLENSSLEDSQDHDLRMSLALSPALSSNHMMEEEEQVLTD, encoded by the exons ATGGATTCTCCGCCAGAATGTGTGCTGTCTCTTTCTTGTGAGCAGCCCCAGTCCCCCCCAACACTGCCATCCTTGGACCACAGCCCCCAGGCCTCCTCTCCTCACACCCTGCACTCTTTACCCGACAGCCCTATTGTCTTGCCCATCCAGAGCCCTGAACCTTCCCCTCAAAGCCTTGACACCACACCtatctttcccctctctcctttccctATTCACGAGGACAACAACAATCACCATGACgttgatgatgaagatgaagaggaagggcTGGATGGAGTTCCTCCTTCCCCGACCCCAGCAGTTGCTTTGTTCCCAGGAGGAGGGGGACAAGACGCTGCTTGCAGCCCTTGTTTGGACTCCTCTCCCCCTGCCACACCATCAGCACCAGTCCTTGGGTTTGGAGCCCTGGAGCTCGCACTCTCATCAGGGCAGAGTGGAAACTGCAATGATGAGCTAGACCTCCAGCTGTTCCAGAAAGATACTGTTACCAGGGCGATACCTGGAGTGGGAGGGGCCTCATCAGGGCCTGCGCTCAGGTTTCCTTGTCATGTTTGCGGGAAGAGATTCCGATTCCAAAGTATTTTGTCTCTTCACGCCCGAGCTCACAGTCTGGACAGAGACCGCCGAGCTTCAGCCCTATACCGGACTGGACCCCCCTCAGCACCCCTCAAGCAGCATCTCAAAATCCAACAGAACCACAAAGACATAATCAAGAATCACAGAAGCCACCCAAACCAGCGCTTACTGCCAGAGACTCTAATCCAGCATCTCACAGAAGAGGAGGATCTGGATGGTGAGGTCAAAGGTCTTGATGGTGGCCTACAGACAGAGCAGAACCCAAACTTTTTACTGGATGACAGCACACCATTGACCCCTCCACTCACAGAAGACCCCATTTCTGTTACCTCTCCCTATTCTTCTACTATTTTGGAGGGTGCGTCTACTCCCATAGCACCTACGTTTCGATGCCATGCTTGCAAAGGAAAATTCCGCACGGCTTCAGAGTTGGCGCGCCACGTCCGCATTCTCCACAACCCCTATAAATGCACTCTTTGTCCTTTCTCTGCCAGCCAAGAAGAGAGCCTGGCATCCCACTTGCAGGAGTGCCACCCTTCCCCTGACATACCTTCTCTGCCAACAGCCTTCAATTCAAGGCCGGTCATTGCAACCCCTGACACTCCAGTTCCCACCCCAACCCATACCCCAGCCCCAACCCCAAGTACCCCACAGCAGACACCAGCAGCCACGGTAGCTGCTACCCCCGCACTGCCAGCATTTCGCTGTGAAACTTGTGGACAGCGGTTTACCCAGTCGTGGTTCCTGAAGGGACACATGCGTAAGCACAAGGACTCGTTGGACCATAAGTGCCAGGTATGTGGCCGTGGCTTCAAAGAGCCTTGGTTCCTCAAAAACCACATGAAAGTACATCTTAACAAACTTGGGCTGAAGGCAGGGTTGGGAAGCCTTGGGGGCCAGGTTGGTGCTGATCACCAGGCCAAAAGCTCCGCTAGTAATCAGTCTCTCAACGCCCTCTACTCAAGCCTTCTTCTGGCACAACGAGGAGGTGGCAGAGGTGGACAAGGACGATCGGACACTGGAGGCAGAATGGGATTGGGCTCAAGCAAATCAGCCATCCTGGGCTATCTGGGGTTGCCCAGTGATGGTAGCGGGGCTAGCTGCATGGAGAGACTTCAAGCAGTGGCTCAGGTGGCAGAGATGGGCAACGGTGGTGGTggatcaggaggaggaggagcaatcAGAGGAGGGGGTGCAGGCGAAGCTACAGTATCAGTTTCAGAGGGAGGGGACCAGGCAACTTGGTGGCAGTTGGTGGCTCGCAGCTTGGCAgtagctcagcagcagcagcagcagcagcagaggcccCATCAGCGAGGTCAACAGCAAGATCAACGAGGCCAAGGTCGGAGCTCAGTGATTACAGAGGCTGAACAAGTCAGAGCATACCTCGGAGGCTTGGATCCAAGAGACGAGtccggaggaacaggaggaccATGGGAATGCCCAGATTGTGGAAAGTTATTCCGCAGCCTGCAACAGGTGGTGGTCCATGCTCGGGTCCACACTCAGAGGCCTCCGAAACGAGGCAGCAGCGAGGAAGAGGGGAGCGGTGGTCGTAGAGGAGCGGGGCTCGGAAGAGGCGGGGGCAGTGAGTTAAGACTTGATTCTCAGCTGCACAGTAGTGGATCCCAACAAACAGGAGAAGTGAGGCAGGAATCAAAACTGCACAGTGGTGGATCACAACAAGCAGGAGCAGCCACAGGGTTTCACTCTGTCATCTCAAGCTTCAAAG GAGAAAATGGCCTGACTACAGTCTCCTCCATACCTTCAGTTCCCACCAGGGAGCGAGTGCGCGGTAGAGGGATTAAAGACTGCCCCTACTGTGGTAAAGCCTTCCGCTCTTCACACCATCTTAAAGTGCACCTGAGAGTTCACACAG GTGAGAGACCCTACAAATGTCCCCACTGTGACTATGCTGGCACCCAATCAGGCTCGCTGAAGTACCACCTCCAGCGCCACCACAGGGAGCAACGCAATGCCTTGGCAGCCTCctccaactcctcctcctccggccTCACCTCTGGTTTAAACAGTCTGACCTCTGGAACCTCTGGACTGGCCAAGCAGCGCAGATCCCAGCTCAACCACTGCCCAGTCAACCGAGGCCAAACTGACTCCCCCACCCCTCGGCCGGGCCAGCAGTCCTGGCTCCTGGGGCTTCCGGACCAGCGGGAGCATCGGAAGGCCCTTGCAGCTCTAAGGGACGTCGACCTGGAGACCCAGTACAGGTATCTGTCTGGGGTGATGGGGGCCCTTTATCAGGGTGGAATAGAAGGGGGCTGGATCAGGGAGTCTCCTGCACCCAAGGCCCCAAAAGTGTCCCGCCGTAAGCCCCTTACTACTAGCCGGATGGTACAGCCATCAAGTAACAAAGAAGGAACATCATCGTCAACTCAAGCGGTTGGGTTTGAACCGCTGGATCTGTCCCGTCGCACCTCTCCAGGCcttggagggatggaggaggatgGGGGCATGAGTATTTTGGAAGGAGGAGTTGTTGCTGGTGGGGATAGCGGAGGGGATAGTTCAACAGGGGTCAAACTGAGCCAGTGTTTGTTCTGCCCCTTCCGCACATCCTCAGCAGAGCTCATGGCCATGCATCTCCAGGTCAACCACACCAGTAAATCCAGGCGCAAAAGAGCCCCTTCTACTACCTTGGATGACGAGGGAGTCCCAAAAGCCCCCAAGCCACAGAGGGAGCACTCTGACCTGGACTCTCTGACAGTATGGAGGCATGCGAGCGAAGTTGAGTCCAAGGCACCCTTGGGGGAATGGTCCTCACCTCAGGCCAAGACCCTGAATGGGCTCTCCGAAGTAAGAGGAGAACATCTGGACGATATCCTCAACCACTCAGACTCCAACATGGCCAGCGATAGTCTCATGGAGAAGATGGAGGGCAATGACGAGGAGCAAGACGAAGAATTGGAAGAGAATTTGGAGAACAGCAGTTTGGAGGATTCACAGGACCATGATCTGAGGATGTCCCTTGCTCTTTCACCAGCTCTGAGCTCCAACCACatgatggaggaagaggaacaaGTCTTAACAGATTAA
- the znf219 gene encoding zinc finger protein 219 isoform X2, translating into MDSPPECVLSLSCEQPQSPPTLPSLDHSPQASSPHTLHSLPDSPIVLPIQSPEPSPQSLDTTPIFPLSPFPIHEDNNNHHDVDDEDEEEGLDGVPPSPTPAVALFPGGGGQDAACSPCLDSSPPATPSAPVLGFGALELALSSGQSGNCNDELDLQLFQKDTVTRAIPGVGGASSGPALRFPCHVCGKRFRFQSILSLHARAHSLDRDRRASALYRTGPPSAPLKQHLKIQQNHKDIIKNHRSHPNQRLLPETLIQHLTEEEDLDGEVKGLDGGLQTEQNPNFLLDDSTPLTPPLTEDPISVTSPYSSTILEGASTPIAPTFRCHACKGKFRTASELARHVRILHNPYKCTLCPFSASQEESLASHLQECHPSPDIPSLPTAFNSRPVIATPDTPVPTPTHTPAPTPSTPQQTPAATVAATPALPAFRCETCGQRFTQSWFLKGHMRKHKDSLDHKCQVCGRGFKEPWFLKNHMKVHLNKLGLKAGLGSLGGQVGADHQAKSSASNQSLNALYSSLLLAQRGGGRGGQGRSDTGGRMGLGSSKSAILGYLGLPSDGSGASCMERLQAVAQVAEMGNGGGGSGGGGAIRGGGAGEATVSVSEGGDQATWWQLVARSLAVAQQQQQQQQRPHQRGQQQDQRGQGRSSVITEAEQVRAYLGGLDPRDESGGTGGPWECPDCGKLFRSLQQVVVHARVHTQRPPKRGSSEEEGSGGRRGAGLGRGGGSELRLDSQLHSSGSQQTGEVRQESKLHSGGSQQAGAATGFHSVISSFKGENGLTTVSSIPSVPTRERVRGRGIKDCPYCGERPYKCPHCDYAGTQSGSLKYHLQRHHREQRNALAASSNSSSSGLTSGLNSLTSGTSGLAKQRRSQLNHCPVNRGQTDSPTPRPGQQSWLLGLPDQREHRKALAALRDVDLETQYRYLSGVMGALYQGGIEGGWIRESPAPKAPKVSRRKPLTTSRMVQPSSNKEGTSSSTQAVGFEPLDLSRRTSPGLGGMEEDGGMSILEGGVVAGGDSGGDSSTGVKLSQCLFCPFRTSSAELMAMHLQVNHTSKSRRKRAPSTTLDDEGVPKAPKPQREHSDLDSLTVWRHASEVESKAPLGEWSSPQAKTLNGLSEVRGEHLDDILNHSDSNMASDSLMEKMEGNDEEQDEELEENLENSSLEDSQDHDLRMSLALSPALSSNHMMEEEEQVLTD; encoded by the exons ATGGATTCTCCGCCAGAATGTGTGCTGTCTCTTTCTTGTGAGCAGCCCCAGTCCCCCCCAACACTGCCATCCTTGGACCACAGCCCCCAGGCCTCCTCTCCTCACACCCTGCACTCTTTACCCGACAGCCCTATTGTCTTGCCCATCCAGAGCCCTGAACCTTCCCCTCAAAGCCTTGACACCACACCtatctttcccctctctcctttccctATTCACGAGGACAACAACAATCACCATGACgttgatgatgaagatgaagaggaagggcTGGATGGAGTTCCTCCTTCCCCGACCCCAGCAGTTGCTTTGTTCCCAGGAGGAGGGGGACAAGACGCTGCTTGCAGCCCTTGTTTGGACTCCTCTCCCCCTGCCACACCATCAGCACCAGTCCTTGGGTTTGGAGCCCTGGAGCTCGCACTCTCATCAGGGCAGAGTGGAAACTGCAATGATGAGCTAGACCTCCAGCTGTTCCAGAAAGATACTGTTACCAGGGCGATACCTGGAGTGGGAGGGGCCTCATCAGGGCCTGCGCTCAGGTTTCCTTGTCATGTTTGCGGGAAGAGATTCCGATTCCAAAGTATTTTGTCTCTTCACGCCCGAGCTCACAGTCTGGACAGAGACCGCCGAGCTTCAGCCCTATACCGGACTGGACCCCCCTCAGCACCCCTCAAGCAGCATCTCAAAATCCAACAGAACCACAAAGACATAATCAAGAATCACAGAAGCCACCCAAACCAGCGCTTACTGCCAGAGACTCTAATCCAGCATCTCACAGAAGAGGAGGATCTGGATGGTGAGGTCAAAGGTCTTGATGGTGGCCTACAGACAGAGCAGAACCCAAACTTTTTACTGGATGACAGCACACCATTGACCCCTCCACTCACAGAAGACCCCATTTCTGTTACCTCTCCCTATTCTTCTACTATTTTGGAGGGTGCGTCTACTCCCATAGCACCTACGTTTCGATGCCATGCTTGCAAAGGAAAATTCCGCACGGCTTCAGAGTTGGCGCGCCACGTCCGCATTCTCCACAACCCCTATAAATGCACTCTTTGTCCTTTCTCTGCCAGCCAAGAAGAGAGCCTGGCATCCCACTTGCAGGAGTGCCACCCTTCCCCTGACATACCTTCTCTGCCAACAGCCTTCAATTCAAGGCCGGTCATTGCAACCCCTGACACTCCAGTTCCCACCCCAACCCATACCCCAGCCCCAACCCCAAGTACCCCACAGCAGACACCAGCAGCCACGGTAGCTGCTACCCCCGCACTGCCAGCATTTCGCTGTGAAACTTGTGGACAGCGGTTTACCCAGTCGTGGTTCCTGAAGGGACACATGCGTAAGCACAAGGACTCGTTGGACCATAAGTGCCAGGTATGTGGCCGTGGCTTCAAAGAGCCTTGGTTCCTCAAAAACCACATGAAAGTACATCTTAACAAACTTGGGCTGAAGGCAGGGTTGGGAAGCCTTGGGGGCCAGGTTGGTGCTGATCACCAGGCCAAAAGCTCCGCTAGTAATCAGTCTCTCAACGCCCTCTACTCAAGCCTTCTTCTGGCACAACGAGGAGGTGGCAGAGGTGGACAAGGACGATCGGACACTGGAGGCAGAATGGGATTGGGCTCAAGCAAATCAGCCATCCTGGGCTATCTGGGGTTGCCCAGTGATGGTAGCGGGGCTAGCTGCATGGAGAGACTTCAAGCAGTGGCTCAGGTGGCAGAGATGGGCAACGGTGGTGGTggatcaggaggaggaggagcaatcAGAGGAGGGGGTGCAGGCGAAGCTACAGTATCAGTTTCAGAGGGAGGGGACCAGGCAACTTGGTGGCAGTTGGTGGCTCGCAGCTTGGCAgtagctcagcagcagcagcagcagcagcagaggcccCATCAGCGAGGTCAACAGCAAGATCAACGAGGCCAAGGTCGGAGCTCAGTGATTACAGAGGCTGAACAAGTCAGAGCATACCTCGGAGGCTTGGATCCAAGAGACGAGtccggaggaacaggaggaccATGGGAATGCCCAGATTGTGGAAAGTTATTCCGCAGCCTGCAACAGGTGGTGGTCCATGCTCGGGTCCACACTCAGAGGCCTCCGAAACGAGGCAGCAGCGAGGAAGAGGGGAGCGGTGGTCGTAGAGGAGCGGGGCTCGGAAGAGGCGGGGGCAGTGAGTTAAGACTTGATTCTCAGCTGCACAGTAGTGGATCCCAACAAACAGGAGAAGTGAGGCAGGAATCAAAACTGCACAGTGGTGGATCACAACAAGCAGGAGCAGCCACAGGGTTTCACTCTGTCATCTCAAGCTTCAAAG GAGAAAATGGCCTGACTACAGTCTCCTCCATACCTTCAGTTCCCACCAGGGAGCGAGTGCGCGGTAGAGGGATTAAAGACTGCCCCTACTGTG GTGAGAGACCCTACAAATGTCCCCACTGTGACTATGCTGGCACCCAATCAGGCTCGCTGAAGTACCACCTCCAGCGCCACCACAGGGAGCAACGCAATGCCTTGGCAGCCTCctccaactcctcctcctccggccTCACCTCTGGTTTAAACAGTCTGACCTCTGGAACCTCTGGACTGGCCAAGCAGCGCAGATCCCAGCTCAACCACTGCCCAGTCAACCGAGGCCAAACTGACTCCCCCACCCCTCGGCCGGGCCAGCAGTCCTGGCTCCTGGGGCTTCCGGACCAGCGGGAGCATCGGAAGGCCCTTGCAGCTCTAAGGGACGTCGACCTGGAGACCCAGTACAGGTATCTGTCTGGGGTGATGGGGGCCCTTTATCAGGGTGGAATAGAAGGGGGCTGGATCAGGGAGTCTCCTGCACCCAAGGCCCCAAAAGTGTCCCGCCGTAAGCCCCTTACTACTAGCCGGATGGTACAGCCATCAAGTAACAAAGAAGGAACATCATCGTCAACTCAAGCGGTTGGGTTTGAACCGCTGGATCTGTCCCGTCGCACCTCTCCAGGCcttggagggatggaggaggatgGGGGCATGAGTATTTTGGAAGGAGGAGTTGTTGCTGGTGGGGATAGCGGAGGGGATAGTTCAACAGGGGTCAAACTGAGCCAGTGTTTGTTCTGCCCCTTCCGCACATCCTCAGCAGAGCTCATGGCCATGCATCTCCAGGTCAACCACACCAGTAAATCCAGGCGCAAAAGAGCCCCTTCTACTACCTTGGATGACGAGGGAGTCCCAAAAGCCCCCAAGCCACAGAGGGAGCACTCTGACCTGGACTCTCTGACAGTATGGAGGCATGCGAGCGAAGTTGAGTCCAAGGCACCCTTGGGGGAATGGTCCTCACCTCAGGCCAAGACCCTGAATGGGCTCTCCGAAGTAAGAGGAGAACATCTGGACGATATCCTCAACCACTCAGACTCCAACATGGCCAGCGATAGTCTCATGGAGAAGATGGAGGGCAATGACGAGGAGCAAGACGAAGAATTGGAAGAGAATTTGGAGAACAGCAGTTTGGAGGATTCACAGGACCATGATCTGAGGATGTCCCTTGCTCTTTCACCAGCTCTGAGCTCCAACCACatgatggaggaagaggaacaaGTCTTAACAGATTAA